The following are from one region of the Oscarella lobularis chromosome 3, ooOscLobu1.1, whole genome shotgun sequence genome:
- the LOC136185482 gene encoding 6-phosphogluconolactonase-like translates to MSQKPIVHVADSESALASTLYDYIVERAEKATKDHGFFSIGLSGGSLVKILGNGLWKKKNVDWTAWRVFFCDERYVEWDDADSNYGATQKAFLDKVPIKPDHVYKINAKVNLPEAADDYTSKIKSVHTGDGLPVFDMLLLGMGPDGHTCSLFPGHPLLKETQRVVGYLSDSPKPPPSRITLTLPVVNNARCVLFVVLGGSKAIPASKALDLNKSVDDDDMPPAGKVRPTHGELHWFMDEPAAAEYRAHVATTAKN, encoded by the exons ATGTCTCAGAAGCCGATCGTTCACGTCGCCGACTCGGAATCGGCTCTAGCGAGCACGCTCTACGACTACATCGTAGAACGGGCcgaaaaagcgacgaaagaccACGGCTTCTTCTCGATCGGTCTCTCCGGCGGAAGTCTCGTCAAAATTCTCGGCAACGGACtgtggaagaagaagaacgtcgattGGACGGCGTGGCGCGTCTTCTTCTGCGACGAACGCTACGTCGAATGGGACGACGCCGACAGCAACTACGGCGCAACGCAAAAAGCCTTTCTCGATAAG GTTCCAATTAAACCCGATCACGTGTACAAAATAAATGCCAAGGTGAATCTACCGGAAGCAGCGGACGATTAcacgtcaaaaatcaaaagcgTTCACACGGGAGATGGACTTCCCGTTTTTGACATGCTCCTTCTCGGAATGGGTCCGGACGGACACACGTGTTCTCTCTTTCCCGGCCATCCGTTGCTCAAGGAAACGCAACGGGTTGTAGGCTATTTGAGCGATTCGCCGAAGCCGCCTCCGTCGCGAATCACTCTGACTCTGCCCGTCGTCAATAACGCTCGCTGCGTTCTATTTGTCGTCTTGGGCGGCAGCAAGGCGATTCCCGCCTCGAAGGCACTCGATTTGAATAAgtcggtcgacgacgacgatatgcCGCCGGCTGGCAAAGTGAGACCGACTCACGGGGAATTGCACTGGTTTATGGACGAgcctgccgccgccgagtaCCGTGCTcacgtggcgacgacggccaAGAACTAG
- the LOC136184515 gene encoding galactose-3-O-sulfotransferase 2-like: MKLYAVNHDLRRVEATDKMHLGHPRHLELNNSRMYLQTHKVGEYDALYQHCRFNKSVMDKLLNKPAYITILRDPITRFVSAFYYFSSYRRMAGKQSVGQVLSNIDKYKDRVNRFTQWAGFNGMAFDLGVDPPYKDEDVERKIVEVEESFAVVLIMEYMPESMVLLKRTMGWELDDVIAVPQNSHPELASKSGSSTDKYTAHHTGDLLDKKQKDTLAKLSHADMKIYHHFNATFWKRVQAEFRFQEEVQLYREKLDIYLKEKERKGLLASAKDIEQIKLALRESR, from the coding sequence ATGAAGCTCTACGCCGTTAATCACGATTTACGAAGGGTCGAAGCAACAGACAAAATGCACCTTGGTCACCCCAGACACTTGGAGTTGAATAATAGCCGCATGTATCTTCAAACGCACAAAGTTGGCGAGTATGACGCACTTTATCAGCACTGCCGATTCAATAAGAGCGTTATGGACAAGCTCCTAAATAAGCCCGCCTATATCACTATTCTTCGCGATCCAATCACTCGATTTGTATCTGCGTTTTACTATTTCAGTAGTTACAGACGCATGGCAGGAAAGCAATCTGTTGGTCAGGTTTTATCCAATATTGACAAGTACAAAGACAGAGTCAATCGTTTTACGCAATGGGCCGGATTCAATGGTATGGCGTTCGATTTAGGGGTCGATCCGCCGTACAAGGACGAGGACGTCGAGAGAAAAATAGTCGAAGTGGAAGAGTCATTTGCCGTTGTACTCATAATGGAGTATATGCCCGAGTCGATGGTGCTATTGAAACGTACGATGGGGTGGGAACTggacgacgtcattgcagTTCCGCAGAATTCTCATCCTGAATTGGCGTCAAAATCTGGATCGTCTACAGATAAATATACGGCACATCATACCGGTGACTTGCTAGACAAAAAGCAGAAAGACACGTTGGCAAAACTGAGCCACGCCGACATGAAAATCTATCATCATTTCAATGCAACATTTTGGAAACGCGTCCAAGCGGAGTTCAGGTTTCAGGAAGAGGTTCAGTTGTACCGAGAAAAGCTTGACATTTATcttaaagaaaaagaaaggaagggtCTTCTTGCCAGTGCAAAAGACATCGAACAAATAAAACTGGCTCTTCGTGAATCAAGATAA
- the LOC136184516 gene encoding galactose-3-O-sulfotransferase 2-like, with the protein MLLSSGVKLIEPVRKYAYIKTHKTGSTTLWYVMKLYAINHGLRRVEPRDKIHLGHPRHLELNNSRMYLQTHKVGEYDALYDHCRFNKSVMDKLLNKPAYITILRDPITRFVSAFYFLSSYRRMAGKESSVGQFLSNIDKYKNRINRFTQWAGFNGMAFDLGVDPPYKDEDVERKIVEVEESFAVVLIMEYMPESMVLLKRTMGWELDDVIALPQNSHPKLASKSGSSTDKYTAHHTGDSLDKKQKDTLAKLSHADMKIYHHFNATFWKRVQAEFRFQEEVQLYREKLERYLKEREKKGLLEKDVILGKLKLPDKALSASKLQNNSN; encoded by the coding sequence ATGCTATTGTCGTCAGGTGTGAAACTGATTGAACCCGTTCGAAAGTACGCTTACATAAAGACACACAAGACAGGAAGTACGACCCTGTGGTATGTGATGAAGCTCTACGCCATTAATCACGGGCTACGAAGGGTCGAACCAAGAGACAAAATTCACCTTGGTCACCCCAGACACTTGGAATTGAATAATAGCCGCATGTATCTTCAAACGCACAAAGTTGGCGAGTACGACGCTCTTTATGACCACTGCCGATTCAATAAGAGCGTTATGGACAAACTCCTAAATAAGCCCGCCTATATCACTATTCTTCGCGACCCAATCACTCGATTTGTGTCTGCGTTTTACTTTCTTAGTAGTTACAGACGTATGGCAGGAAAAGAATCATCTGTTGGTCAGTTTTTATCCAATATTGACAAGTACAAAAACAGAATCAATCGTTTTACGCAATGGGCCGGATTCAATGGTATGGCGTTCGATTTAGGGGTCGATCCGCCGTACAAGGACGAGGACGTCGAGAGAAAAATAGTCGAAGTGGAAGAGTCATTTGCCGTTGTACTCATAATGGAGTATATGCCCGAGTCGATGGTGCTATTGAAACGTACGATGGGGTGGGAACTggacgacgtcattgcacTTCCACAGAATTCTCATCCTAAATTGGCGTCAAAATCTGGATCGTCTACGGATAAATATACGGCACATCATACCGGTGACTCGTTAGACAAAAAGCAGAAAGACACGTTGGCAAAACTGAGCCACGCCGACATGAAAATCTATCATCATTTCAATGCAACATTTTGGAAACGCGTTCAAGCGGAGTTCAGGTTTCAGGAAGAGGTTCAGCTGTACCGAGAAAAGCTTGAACGTTATctcaaagaaagagaaaagaagggTCTCcttgaaaaagacgtcataTTAGGAAAATTAAAACTTCCAGACAAGGCGCTTTCTGCATCTAAACTTCAAAATAACTCTAATTGA
- the LOC136185479 gene encoding TPR-containing protein DDB_G0280363-like encodes MDSAEAVKLIISELSSASPKSVLTRDLAHRLQLEKREVNRLLYRLEIDGIAQRVTVKPPSWRLAGEKERGRIQNKSLGQQFEISATDSFSVVEKQLLCALAENADWMKASELAKELGLESTSAASNGLNKLLGKQMVVMKQSENGIELWQCSQSLTRRQFVQGSGRENGGVDEFAVTGRSALPGRQAELPEDDDLDPFAFPSASFGSGTRRHVEMMEGMENLKISVSFQDDGDHSAPAKERVSESASSMHQQQQQQQLKREQEQRQRIEQEQRQQLEHQRWLDQQQQQLRQQSQPKPQPSVEYNIMPIPGRGHSFQRPPTRFRAAEQQPVVASQSPSFPARSFSTAVERLLAVSKGGGHGVPRYTTKRTENGWFSSVRCGRHTFSVTGCTSKEDAMERASADACKSLKRFLKPGQQANIFRQPSVPQQPQQQQQQQQQQQQQQQQQQQQQQQQQQQQQQQQQPRSRQFPPPQQFQQHQQSQQPQQFQYVQQVEQPQSQQFQQSRRLEQRQPQQFQHLQQPQPQQSQQFHHVQQPQPQPQPQFQQLQPPQQFQQPQQPPKEEWTDYKSALNAFYSRRSLPFPTFNTEKVGGRYLCTLQLNDGKTITNEVPTPNRKEAERDAAKRALEYLKKEGQDDAIEFSYKNELQTACTQGGKPTPVYESTQTKDGLFEAAVIFEIPGHKSYLAKKVSSNGRYRTSGIAEQNAAKEALALVRKLHGGSLRGRGAAVAVAAQRGGRGSGRI; translated from the exons ATGGACTCGGCCGAAG CTGTCAAATTGATTATATCCGAATTGTCATCGGCGAGTCCCAAATCGGTGTTGACTCGCGATCTCGCACACCGACTGCAGCTAGAGAAAAGGGAAGTCAATCGGCTGTTGTATCGGTTGGAGATAGACGGAATCGCTCAACGAGTTACCGTGAAGCCACCCTCCTGGCGACTTGCAG GAGAAAAGGAGCGGGGacgaattcaaaataaaagcCTTGGTCAACAATTCGAAATTTCGGCTACTGATT CTTTTTCGGTTGTGGAGAAACAGCTATTATGCGCTTTGGCGGAGAACGCCGATTGGATGAAAGCCTCAGAACTTGCCAAAGAGCTCGGATTGGAGTCGACTAGTGCAGCGAGCAATGGCCTGAACAAATTGTTAGGCAAACAAATGGTGGTGATGAAGCAGTCGGAAAACGGAATTGAACTCTGGCAATGCAGCCAATCACTGACAAGAAGACAATTCGTTCAAG GAAGCGGGAGAGAAAACGGCGGGGTGGACGAGTTTGCTGTGACCGGAAGATCGGCTCTACCTGGAAGACAGGCAGAGCTGCCAGAAGACGATGATTTGGATCCGTTTGCATTCCCCAGCGCATCATTTGGTTCAGGAACAAGACGTCACGTTGAAATGATGGAAGGAATGGAAAATCTCAAGATTTCTGTTTCATTTCAAGACGATGGTGATCATTCAGCTCCAGCCAAGGAACGAGTATCAGAGTCAGCGTCATCAATgcatcagcagcagcagcagcagcagttgAAACGTGAGCAAGAGCAACGGCAGCGGATAGAGCAAgagcagcggcagcagctAGAGCACCAGCGGTGGCTTgatcagcaacagcagcaattGCGACAGCAGTCACAGCCCAAGCCACAACCATCAGTAGAATACAACATAATGCCAATTCCCGGACGAGGACATTCGTTTCAAAGGCCGCCAACTCGTTTTCGAGCTGCCGAACAGCAACCCGTCGTTGCTTCgcaatcgccgtcgtttcccgCCCGCTCTTTCTCGACGGCGGTCGAGCGATTGCTTGCAGTCAGTAAGGGCGGGGGCCACGGCGTTCCTCGTTACACGACAAAGCGAACGGAGAACGGTTGGTTTAGCAGCGTCCGATGCGGTCGACACACGTTCTCTGTAACCGGCTGCACCTCGAAGGAAGACGCTATGGAAAGGGCCTCAGCCGACGCGTGTAAGTCCCTGAAGAGATTTTTGAAGCCTGGACAACAAGCGAACATATTCCGCCAGCCGTCCGTTCCGCAgcagccgcagcagcagcagcagcagcagcagcagcagcagcagcagcagcagcagcagcagcagcagcagcaacagcaacaacaacaacaacaacaacaacaacagccTCGGTCTCGGCAGTTCCCGCCTCCTCAGCAGTTCCAACAACATCAACAATCTCAGCAGCCTCAGCAATTCCAATATGTTCAGCAAGTTGAACAACCTCAGTCTCAGCAGTTTCAACAATCTCGACGACTTGAGCAACGTCAGCCGCAGCAATTCCAGCACCTTCAACAGCCTCAGCCTCAGCAGAGTCAGCAGTTTCACCACGTTCAGCAACCTCAGCCTCAGCCTCAGCCTCAGTTTCAACAGCTTCAGCCGCCTCAGCAATTCCAGCAACCTCAGCAACCCCCAAAGGAAGAATGGACCGATTATAAATCGGCGTTGAATGCCTTCTACTCCCGCCGATCGCTTCCCTTTCCGACTTTCAATACGGAAAAGGTCGGCGGCCGATACTTGTGCACGCTTCAACTGAACGACGGAAAGACGATCACCAACGAAGTTCCGACGCCTAATCGAAAAGAAGCCGAACGAGATGCAGCTAAACGCGCATTGGAATACCTGAAAAAAGAAG GTCAAGACGACGCCATCGAATTTTCGTACAAAAACGAATTACAGACGGCGTGCACGCAAGGAGGCAAACCTACTCCCGTCTACGAGTCGACGCAAACGAAGGACGGCCTATTCGAAGCCGCCGTCATTTTCGAAATACCGGGGCACAAGAGCTACCTCGCGAAAAAGGTATCGAGCAATGGGCGATATAGAACGAGTGGAATCGCCGAGCAGAACGCCGCGAAGGAAGCGCTCGCGCTCGTGCGAAAATTGCACGGGGGTTCGTTGCGAGGGCGCGGAgcggccgtcgccgtcgccgcgcaGCGGGGCGGTCGAGGCTCGGGAAGAATCTAG
- the LOC136185481 gene encoding intraflagellar transport protein 74 homolog, with the protein MSDSGRPPTSRGRAQSGARPGTRGRVPGSSMGRPPTGFAMPAGAAVPGTAARPGSRGGQALASSVKVADRPVTQQGLTGIKTGARGPDRVVYDKTFYLGQLRMKTSELNSEVAKLTREIDQRSAENSTYLTYEKRAETLAGELKELQGQLADYNMLLDKANTETDIGDVVSEYSAMKARNDREEANLDVFFTEKQEKEQQLRDLEQEIERERQAGDDLIDNLEPEDRDRYAELKARNRRLQEEVDRKQQELDQLLAKTKAMEEEMAMSAIKQEAAVLHDKLNAVRKKRDALRQDVERETRETPAEEKTRLTRQIHDDNMELATLEKRATEMQDKVQRGQDELMNIERELEDYQGEKSGRFQELKKKEETMDDFFRKFEELKTSEEEKLDRLETTIVAILEHMSKSLVQSEQLPSVDDFKEIQEDLEFKKQEKEKSQMTMESLHDENDKLRLDLAKVEELESKISVELADLKRTIETLKAEIVTFTDLSSLRRAATEKKESLNTEKQLLLKQKDTFKKHLLRLSSQLDTAKAQLEENETYTQLTNLERKWQHHEQNNFAVKEFIAQKTAEGDYKPVKKNVKQELSELNQLIIHSLQHSLGY; encoded by the exons AT GTCGGACAGTGGAAGACCGCCGACGAGCCGAGGAAGGGCTCAATCGGGGGCTCGCCCGGGAACGCGAGGAAGAGTTCCAGGATCGT CCATGGGAAGACCTCCGACCGGATTCGCGATGCCTGCTGGAGCAGCA GTTCCCGGGACAGCGGCGAGACCGGGAAGCAGAGGCGGCCAAG CTCTTGCATCGTCCGTCAAAGTTGCCGATCGACCTGTGACGCAGCAAGGATTGACGGGAATTAAGACGGGAGCACGAG GTCCCGATCGCGTCGTTTATGATAAGACTTTCTATTTGGGTCAGCTGCGAATGAAGACGAGCGAATTGAATTCGGAAGTGGCGAAGTTGACTCGGGAAATTGATCAACGAAGTGCAGAAAATTCGACGTATTTGACATACGAGAAAAG AGCTGAAACTTTGGCTGGCGAATTGAAGGAACTTCAAGGACAGCTGGCAGACTATAATATG ctttTGGATAAGGCTAACACAGAGACCGACATTGGTGACGTTGTCAGTGAATATTCAGCT ATGAAAGCTCGAAATGATAGAGAAGAGGCCAACTTGGACGTTTTCTTTACGGAGAAACAAGA AAAGGAGCAACAGTTGCGCGATTTGGAGCAGGAAATTGAACGCGAACGTCAAGCGGGCGACGATCTCATTGACAATTTG GAGCCTGAAGATAGAGACCGTTACGCAGAACTCAAAGCAAGGAACAGAAGACTTCAAGAGGAGGTCGATAGGAAGCAACAAGAATTGGATCAATTGCTGGCGAAGACAAAAGCGATGGAAGAG GAAATGGCCATGTCTGCAATAAAACAAGAAGCcg CCGTGCTTCACGACAAACTGAACGCTgtgagaaagaagagagatgCGTTAAGGCAGGACGTGGAACGAGAGACGAGGGAGACTCCAgccgaagaaaaaactcGGCTTACTCGTCAG ATTCACGATGATAACATGGAACTTGCTACTTTGGAGAAACG GGCTACCGAGATGCAGGATAAAGTTCAACGTGGGCAGGACGAGCTGATGAATATTGAAAGGGAGCTCGAGGATTATCAGGGAGAGAAGAGCGGACGATTTCAGGAActtaaaaagaaagaggaaacgaTGGACG ACTTCTTTCGAAAATTCGAGGAGTTGAAAACGAGCGAGGAGGAAAAATTGGATCGACTCGAAACGACAATTGTCGCTATTTTGGAGCACATGTCTAAA AGTTTAGTTCAATCTGAGCAGCTTCCCAGCGTCGATGACTTTAAGGAAATACAAGAAGACTTGGAGTTTAAGAAgcaggagaaggaaaaatcgcAGATGACAATGGAGTCATTGCATGACGAAAACGATAAGCTCAGGCTAGATTTGGCCAAAGTCGAAGAG TTGGAATCTAAGATATCTGTTGAATTGGCTGATTTGAAGCGGACAATTGAAACATTGAAAGCC GAGATTGTTACTTTTACGGATTTGTCGAGCTTGAGACGGGCAGCTacggagaagaaagaa AGTCTGAACACGGAGAAACAGCTTCTTCTAAAGCAGAAGGATACGTTCAAAAAAC ATTTGCTTCGCCTTTCGTCTCAACTCGATACGGCTAAAGCCCAGCTggaggaaaacgaaacgtaCACGCAGCTCACGAATCTCGAACGCAAATGGCAACATCACGAGCAAAACAATTTCGCCGTGAAAGAAT TCATAGCCCAGAAAACGGCTGAAGGCGACTACAAACCggtgaagaaaaacgttaAACAGGAACTCTCCGAATTAAACCAACTCATCATTCACTCGCTTCAGCACAGTTTAGGTTATTGA
- the LOC136184459 gene encoding deoxycytidylate deaminase-like, producing MTDSINGPADDATSDYSSASAESPSEDEIAPGQKRSDYLEWSEYFMAVAFLSAQRSKDPNSQVGACIVNAEKKIVGIGYNGMPNGCSDDELPWARQADTSLETKYPYVCHAEMNAILNKNSSDVKGCTMYVALFPCNECAKLVIQSGIKEIIYYCDKYHDKEPFIASRRLLTMAGIKYRPFKPRMSQITIDFDSIIK from the exons ATGACGGATTCGATAAATGGACCGGCCGACGATGCAACGTCAGACTACTCGTCTGCATCTGCCGAGTCGCCAAGCGAGGACGAAATCGCTCCGGgacaaaagcgaagcgactATCTAGAATGGTCCGAATACTTCATGGCGGTCGCGTTCCTGTCGGCCCAGCGAAGCAAAGACCCCAATTCGCAAGTGGGCGCGTGCATCGTAAACGccgaaaagaaaatcgtcggaaTCGGCTACAACGGAATGCCAAACGGatgcagcgacgacgaattgccgTGGGCGCGGCAGGCCGACACCTCGCTCGAAACAAAATATCCATACG TGTGTCATGCTGAGATGAATGCTATTTTGAATAAGAATTCTTCCGATGTGAAAGGGTGTACTATGTATGTGGCTTTGTTTCCTTGCAACGAATGCGCCAAGCTCGTCATCCAGTCTGGCATCAAggaaattatttattattgtgATAAGTATCACGATAAGGAGCCGTTTATTGCCTCGCGACGACTTCTCACAATGGCCGGAATCAAATACAG GCCATTCAAACCCAGAATGTCTCAAATCACAATCGATTTTGACTCCATTATTAAGTAA
- the LOC136185483 gene encoding CBY1-interacting BAR domain-containing protein 1-like, whose translation MLWGSKSLAASMKQGEFFSFPHTVDVGRRKCASSHNYCYGHSQFTCTTRMASGSDLRAESEAQGKALQEHLTLTESNFAAVMQDFAAISRKTGKLRDKTDALARTLNDFSTTEGPSVKSALSGCAECFSGLEDYRETLIARLQSKVIQPLTEYGNVCKKAKEELRLRKNVLERELAKQRNLDRVTTREPADTTKKVLQARQEVSKARAESVRAQKAFEDHMINFEKKKIRDLRMALSEYIQAHMTFHGKALELYTVAFQNVLSIDAPGDLMHFRQRMNIKTDGGDATTDGEEDQQRSRHLSEEQPSRMQNDEDDSASNDEVEDM comes from the exons ATGCTTTGGGGCAGCAAGTCTTTGGCGGCTTCAATGAAGCAAGGTgagttcttctcttttccacACACAGTCGACGTTGGCCGGAGGAAGTGCGCTAGCTCCCACAACTATTGTTACGGACACTCGCAATTTACTTGCACGACAAGAATGGCGTCTGGCAGCGATCTTCGGGCAGA GAGCGAAGCGCAAGGGAAAGCTCTGCAGGAGCATCTTACGCTAACGGAAAGCAACTTCGCCGCCGTTATGCAGGATTTCGCCGCGATTTCGCGCAAAACGGGCAAACTGCGCGACAAGACCGACGCCCTGGCGCGAACGCTGAAcgacttttcgacgacggaaggTCCGAGCGTCAAATCGGCATTGTCCGGATGTGCCGAATGCTTTTCCGGACTCGAAGACTACAGGGAGACTTTG ATCGCTAGACTGCAAAGTAAAGTTATTCAACCTTTGACCGAGTACGGAAACGTGtgcaaaaaagcgaaa GAAGAGTTACGATTGAGGAAGAATGTGCTTGAACGGGAATTAGCCAAGCAAAGGAATCTGGATCGAGTGACGACAAGAGAACCGGCCGATACGACGAAGAAGGTATT ACAG GCTCGGCAAGAGGTGAGCAAGGCTCGTGCCGAGTCGGTACGTGCACAGAAAGCCTTTGAAGATCACATgattaattttgaaaagaaaaagatcagAGATCTAAGA ATGGCTTTATCAGAGTACATTCAAGCTCATATGACTTTTCATGGAAAGGCGCTAGAGCTCTACACAGTCGCGTTTCAGAACGTTTTATCTATTGACGCACCGGGAGATCTAATG CATTTCAGGCAGCGAATGAATATTAAGACTGACGGTGGCGATGCTACGACAGATGGCGAAGAGGACCAGCAGAGATCCCGTCATCTTTCAGAGGAACAGCCATCGCGCATGCAGAACGATGAAGATGACAGTGCAAGCAACGATGAAGTCGAAGACATGTGA
- the LOC136185484 gene encoding ras-related protein Rab-3D-like, giving the protein MTDSESHFTFKICLVGDSHVGKTDLCKNYVERATDSSVFRYHKQIENENRLYTMEIYDLPGAHRHADMASHMCSGSAGLVYVFDKTRRQTLTRLDDIRERLKTLGNDAMTSVLVGNRRDSRRPEVVTYEDGRAYASKYGMTYFETNLSTERENAKQPFDFLFTEIEDRIPDPVHPSALVNQNIHIGPAFDTPEMRAKLFFSKK; this is encoded by the coding sequence ATGACAGACTCGGAGTCTCATTTCACCTTCAAGATatgtctcgtcggcgacagTCACGTTGGAAAAACAGATCTCTGCAAGAACTACGTCGAACGTGCGACGGATTCGTCCGTTTTTCGCTATCACAAGCAAATCGAGAACGAAAATCGGCTCTACACTATGGAAATCTACGATTTGCCAGGCGCTCATCGTCACGCCGACATGGCATCGCACATGTGTTCGGGAAGCGCCGGACTAGTCTACGTCTTCGACAAGACGCGACGCCAAACGCTGACCCGTCTCGATGACATCCGGGAGCGTCTTAAAACGCTAGGCAACGACGCCATGACGTCGGTTTTGGtgggaaatcgacgagattcGCGTCGACCAGAAGTCGTGACCTACGAAGATGGCCGAGCGTACGCCAGCAAGTACGGTATGACGTATTTTGAAACGAACTTGTCAACAGAACGCGAAAACGCAAAGCAGCcctttgattttctcttcacCGAAATCGAAGATCGCATACCCGACCCCGTTCATCCCAGTGCGCTCGTCAATCAGAATATTCACATAGGCCCCGCTTTTGATACACCGGAGATGCGAGCCAAGTTGTTTTTTAGTAAAAAATGA